The Thiomicrorhabdus lithotrophica DNA segment TAAAGCGCTAAAGCTAAGCAAAACAGACTTAGGTCAACGCCGAAACCAAAAGGATATGCACTAGATGGATGATAATAAGAAAAAAGCATTAGACGCCGCTTTAGGTCAAATTGAAAAACAATTTGGTAAAGGTTCCGTCATGCGTATGGGCGACAGTACTGTGCCTCGTGATATTCAAGCCGTATCTACAGGTTCTTTAGGACTTGATATGGCGTTAGGCATAGGCGGTTTACCAAAAGGACGTGTAGTTGAAATTTATGGTCCAGAGTCTTCAGGTAAAACAACATTAACGTTACATGCTATTGCTGAAATGCAGAAAGCTGGTGGTACAGCAGCATTTATTGATGCTGAGCATGCACTTGATCCAATTTATGCTGAAAAGCTAGGGGTTGATGTGGATAACCTTTTAGTTTCTCAGCCAGATACGGGTGAGCAAGCGCTAGAGATTACAGACTCATTAGTACGTTCAGGTGCGGTTGATATCGTGGTTATTGACTCGGTTGCCGCTTTAACACCTAAAGCAGAAATTGAAGGCGACATGGGTGATTCACACATGGGTCTACAGGCACGTTTAATGTCTCAAGCTTTACGTAAGTTAACAGCTAATATTAAACGTACCAATACTTTGGTTATCTTCATTAACCAGATTCGTATGAAAATTGGTGTGATGTTTGGTAACCCTGAAACTACAACTGGTGGTAATGCACTTAAGTTCTACGCTTCTGTTCGTTTAGATATTCGTCGTATTGGTGCAATCAAAAAAGGCGATGAGATCTTAGGGAATGAGACTCGCGTTAAAGTGGTTAAAAACAAAGTTTCGCCGCCGTTTAAGCAGGTTGAATTTGATATTCTTTACGGAAAAGGAATCTCTCGTGAAGGTGAAATCATCGATTTAGGTGTGAAAGAAAAACTGATTGAAAAGTCAGGTTCTTGGTATGCCTACAACGGTGCAAAAATTGGTCAAGGTAAAGATAATGTTCGTCAGTACTTGATTGATAACCCTGAGATTGCTGAAGAGTTGATGGATAAAATCAAAGTTGCACAGATGCCACAACCTAAAGTGGTTGAAGAAGTTGCTGAAGAAAAATAAATATTATTAAAAAAGTAGAGTTTTGATACAACCTTGAAAAGTGCAGAAGAGTTTCTAGCTGAGTTAAATATTAAATCGGGTGCCGATTTAGGTGTTGAACCTGGCCTGGAGTTTGATAAGGATGACAAGGGCTTTTGGGGAAGTAAAGCCGAGTCTGAAACCTTAGCTGACTTATCTAAAAGAATCGAAGCGAAAGCAGTAGCACTTTTGGCTATGCGTGAGCATGGTTCTAAAGAGTTACAGCAGAAATTACTGAAGAAGTTTCCAGAAACACCTGAGTTTTTGTCTGAATATTCAGAACAACCAGGCCTGGTAAAACGGTTAGTAAATGACGTTCTAAGAACTTGCCAAGAGAATAATTGGCAAAGTGATGAGCGTTATCTTGAACAAGCTGTACGTAATTATGTTGATAAGGGGCATGGACCTCAAAAAATCAGACAAAAATTACAGCAAACTTGTTATGACTCAGATTTGATTTCGGCCGCTTTGGATTGGGATGAATCGGATTGGGCGGAGTTAGCACAAACGGTTTTAGAAAAAAAATACGGCAATGCTCAAAAGCCGGCAGAACAGAAAGAACAGGCAAAACGAATGCGGTTTTTACAAAGCAGAGGTTTTGCTCCCAGTACTATTTGGAAAGCATTTCG contains these protein-coding regions:
- a CDS encoding regulatory protein RecX, whose amino-acid sequence is MKSAEEFLAELNIKSGADLGVEPGLEFDKDDKGFWGSKAESETLADLSKRIEAKAVALLAMREHGSKELQQKLLKKFPETPEFLSEYSEQPGLVKRLVNDVLRTCQENNWQSDERYLEQAVRNYVDKGHGPQKIRQKLQQTCYDSDLISAALDWDESDWAELAQTVLEKKYGNAQKPAEQKEQAKRMRFLQSRGFAPSTIWKAFR
- the recA gene encoding recombinase RecA, whose translation is MDDNKKKALDAALGQIEKQFGKGSVMRMGDSTVPRDIQAVSTGSLGLDMALGIGGLPKGRVVEIYGPESSGKTTLTLHAIAEMQKAGGTAAFIDAEHALDPIYAEKLGVDVDNLLVSQPDTGEQALEITDSLVRSGAVDIVVIDSVAALTPKAEIEGDMGDSHMGLQARLMSQALRKLTANIKRTNTLVIFINQIRMKIGVMFGNPETTTGGNALKFYASVRLDIRRIGAIKKGDEILGNETRVKVVKNKVSPPFKQVEFDILYGKGISREGEIIDLGVKEKLIEKSGSWYAYNGAKIGQGKDNVRQYLIDNPEIAEELMDKIKVAQMPQPKVVEEVAEEK